In Doryrhamphus excisus isolate RoL2022-K1 chromosome 21, RoL_Dexc_1.0, whole genome shotgun sequence, a single genomic region encodes these proteins:
- the LOC131109228 gene encoding C-C motif chemokine 20-like, which produces MEGHKVYLLTSLLVLMTFTGRTQSASCCLRYHDIKLPCQRLLGYTIQSMGKSCDINAVIFHVPGRFVCADPSRNWTQRGMRCIDERRRKSTEAQNRPI; this is translated from the exons ATGGAAGGCCACAAGGTGTATCTCCTGACATCGCTCCTCGTCCTTATGACCTTCACTGGAAGAACACAGTCAG CCAGCTGCTGTTTGAGGTACCATGACATCAAGTTGCCATGCCAACGACTGCTGGGCTACACCATCCAGAGCATGGGCAAGTCCTGCGACATCAACGCTGTCAT CTTCCACGTGCCCGGCAGGTTCGTGTGCGCCGACCCGTCCAGGAACTGGACCCAAAGAGGGATGAGGTGCATCGA TGAGCGCAGGAGGAAGAGCACAGAGGCCCAAAACAGGCCAATATGA